A segment of the Deltaproteobacteria bacterium genome:
GGGCCCCGACCCCCGCGACGTGGCGCTCACGGTCTCGCAGCTCAACACGCACAAGATCCGTGGTTCGACGACGGTGGTGATCGCCGAGGACCACCCGGAGCTGCGGCAGGCGGCCGGCAAGGCCCCCACCAACAACCCCGCCTATCGGTCGGTCTACGTGGCGCTCCCCCGCACCGAGGACCCGCTCCTGACCGTCTTCTCCGCCACCGTCGTGCTGCAGCGCCTGGCGCTCAAGATGAGCCTCCTCAAGGCCGAGCACCTCGATCGCCTCGGCATCGCGGAACACGGAGTGCATCCCGACGTCCCGAAGAACGTGAGCAAGTCGATCACGGTGGATTGACGCGCGGCGCGAGGCGCGGCCCTACGCCCCCGGGCGCTGTTCGAGCTTGGCCCACGAGTCCTTGAGCCCGATGGTGCGGTTGAAGACCATCCGCTCGCCGTCGGTGTCGGGGTCCACGCAGAAGTACCCCAGGCGCTCGAACTGATAGCGGCTCCCCGGCGCCGCCCCGCGCAGGCTGGGTTCCACGCGACACCCCTCGAGCACCTCGAGCGACCCGGGGTTGAGCTGGGCCAGGAAATCCCCGCTCTCGTCGTCGAGCGGGTTCTCCTTCTGGAAGAGCCGGTCGTAGAGGCGCACCTCGGCCTGCACGGAATGCTCCGCCGAGACCCAGTGCGAGGTCCCCTTCACCTTGCGTCCGTCCGGGGCGTTGCCCCCGCGAGACTCCGGATCCCAGGTGCAGCGCAGCTCGACCACGTTCCCCTCGGCGTCCTTCACCACCTCGGTGCAGCGGATGAGGCACGCGTAACGGAGCCGGATCTCCTTGCCCGGCGCGAGACGGTGCCACTTCGGCGGCGCTACCTCGCGGAAGTCGTCGCGCTCGATGTAGACCACGCGCGAGAAGGGGACCTTCCGCGAACCGCGCTCGGGCTCCTCGGGGAAGTAGGGCGCGTCGAACTCCTCCGTCTGGCCCTCGGGGAAGTTCTCGATCACCACGCGCAGGGGGCGCAGAACGCCCATCACCCGCGGGGCGACCCGATTCAGATCCTCGCGCAGCGCGTGCTCGAGGAGCGCCACGTCCACGATGCCGTCACGCCGCGCCACCCCGATGCGCTCGCAGAAGGCGCGAATCGCCTCGGGGGTGCACCCGCGGCGGCGGAAGCCGCTGATCGTGGGCATGCGCGGGTCGTCCCAGCCTCGCACGAGCCCCTCCTTCACCAGCTGGAGCAGCCTGCGCTTGCTCAGTACGGTGTAGGTCAGGTTCAGCCGCGCGAACTCGATCTGCTGCGGGTGCGCGGGCACCGGGAGCTGCTCGAGGATCCAGTCGTAGAGCGGCCGGTGATCCTCGAACTCGAGCGTGCAGATGGAGTGCGTGATCCCCTCGAACGCGTCGCAGAGGCCGTGCGCGAAGTCGTACATCGGGTAGATGCACCAGGCATCCCCCGTCCGGTGGTGCGTGGCGTGCCGGATCCGATAGAGCGGCGGGTCCCGCAGGTTCATGTTGGGCGAGGTCATGTCGATCTTCGCCCGCAGCAGGTGCGCGCCGTCGGGGAACTCCCCGGCCCGCATGCGCGCGAAGAGGTCCAGGTTCTCCTCGACCGAACGCGTACGGTAGGGGCTCTCCTTCCCCGGGGTGTAGTAGTTGCCTCGATAGCTCCGCACCTCCTGCTCGTTCAGGCTGCAGACGTACGCTTTGCCATCCTTGATCAGCTGGACCGCGCACTCGTAGAGGCGCTCGTAGTAGTCCGAGGCGTAGTAGAGCCTTTCCTGCCAATCGAAGCCGAGCCAGCGCACGTCCTCCTGGATCGACTCCACGTACTCCACCTCCTCCTTGGTGGGGTTCGTGTCGTCGAAGCGCAGGTTGCACGTGCCGCCGAACTCCTCGGCGACGCCGAAGTTCAGGCAGATCGATTTCGCGTGGCCGATGTGCAGATAGCCGTTCGGCTCGGGTGGAAAGCGCGTCGCCACGCGCCCCCCGTGCTTGCCGCTCTCTTGGTCCGCCTCGACCAGCTCGCGGATGAAGTTCGAGGGCAGGCTGGGATCGGCGCCGGCGAGCCCCGGCGCGCGACTCGCCGTAGAGGCGCCCGCCCCGCCCGCCGTCGTTTCGCGCGGCTCACCTTTCTGGTCGTTCATCGTCGTCGTCCTTCGCAGTGTCGCCGGTAGATATACCACCGCTGCCGCGCCGAGAAGAACTCGCCGTCTCACGCCTCCGAAACCCTCAGGGCCCGCTGTAGCTCCTCTACGAGGCGCGTCCCCGCCTTCCCCTGCTCCCGCGCCAGGTCAAGGGCCGTCTGCCCCTTGCGGTTCGTGAGCTCCGCGCGCGCGCCGAGGCGGAGCAGGTCCGCGAGCACGAAGTAGTTCCCGTGCCGGACGGCGTGCATCAGCGCCGTTTCGCCTCGCCGGTCCGCGGCGTTGATCTCCCCGCCCTGGGCCAGGAGCCGCTCGATGTCGGGCACGGTGCCGGTCCAGCGCACGCAGCTCATGATGGGCGTGCGACCGTCGCCATCCCGCGCGTCGCCCCGCGCCCCGGCCTCGAGCAGGACGCGCGTGGCGTCGGGCCGAGGGGCCTCGATGGCTACCACGACGGGAGTGCGACCGCGGGCGTCGGGCGCCTCGAGGTTCGCGCCGGCCTCGAGCAGCAGACCCACTACCTCCGCGGCGCAGAGCGAGGAGCCGGCCGCGACGTGCAGCGCGGTGCGCCCCTGCCCGTCCACGGCGTCGACGGGCGCGCCGACGGCCAGGAGCGCCTTCACCACCTCGGCCCCCCCCATGGCTGCCGCCACGTGCAAGGGCGTTCGCCCTTCGCGGTCGCGCGCCGCCGCGTCGGCTCCCGCCGCGAGCAGGGCCACCGTCGCGCCGGGGGTCCGTCGGTCAGCGGCGAGGTGGAGCGGGGTCATCGGATGGCCTTCGCAACGCGCATCGCCGCCCGCCGCGAGGAGCGCCCGGAGACACGCTCCGTCGTCGTACGCGTCGGCCGCGGCGTGGAGCGGCGTGAGCCCACTCGCCTTGGAGGCGTTCGGACCGGCGCCCGCACGGAGAAGCACCTCCACTGCCTCGAGGCGGCCCGCACGCGCCGCCGCCGCGAGGGCCTCGACCAGGCACCCTGCCGATAGCCCCAGCGCCACGAGCGCCTCGAGAGCCGCCGTGTACCCTCGTTCCGCGGCCCACCGGCCGAGCTCGTCGAGCTCCCCGGGGGCAGGCGACCGCCCGTGAAGGAGGGCGGAGAGGCGCTCGGCGCCCGCCGTACACTCCTCGACGCTGAGCCAGTAGCCGGAATGCGGCGTCTCGCCCTCCTGCCGGGCGTGGGTGACGAACTGCACCTCCCCGACGCAGAGCGCGTCCGCGTGAGCGCGCACCAGCCTCCGGAGCGCGGGCGGCGCGTCCTCGGGGAGCGCGAGGGGCCCGTCCACGGCGAACACGTCCGGCTCCGTGTGCGGTGGATCGTCGTCGTGGTCCCACATCCCGGTCCAGGAGCTCCCCTGCCGCAGGAGCGTCACGCGCGTGCCGGCGCGCGCGAAGCTGCGCAGCAAAAAGAGCGCCGCGTCTACCTCGGAGAGCTCGGCCCCACCCTCGACGAGGGCGGCGATCGTCGCCCCGTCGGCCCGCCAGGCCGCGCGACGCACCGCCGTATGTACGCGGTCCACGGCCGCTCGCGCCTCGGCCCCCGCGGCCAGCAGGCTGCGCGCCACGTCACGGTGCCCACTCGCGGCTGCGACCACGAGCGGGGTGCAACCGTCCAGCGCCACACGGTTCGGGTCGGCTCCGGCGGCGAGCAGGGACTGCACGATCTGGTGGCGTCCCGCCGCCGCGGCCACGGCGAGCGGCGAGAATCCCGCCGCATCGAGGGCATCTACCGGCTCCCGGGCGCCGAGTCCCGCCTCGAGGAGCGCGGCCTCGCCGCTCCACGCGGCCCGATGGAGAAGAGACAGCGGCTCAGCCATGCCGACCGCTCCCCGGCGTCGGCGCCTCGGGCGCGTCAAACCCCGACGCCCCCTGCTCCGCCGCGACCTCCGCCGCCCCATCCGTCGCCGCCCACAGATACGTCTCGCGCCAGCCGGGGAAGAGCTCGTCGTTGGTGCGATCGGCGATGTAGCCCAGGATCGCCGCAAAGGGACCGAGCAGCTCGGAGAAGCGCATCCGTCGTGCGGCCAGCGCCTCGGTGTGCCGCTGCACGAGCTGCATGACCAGCGGAGACACCGCCCGCGCGAGGGGCAAGACGTGGTCCTGCAGGGCGAGCTCCTCGAGCGGCAGCCCATCGCGCAGGAGGGCCTGCACCTGCTGCACGAGCCAGAGGTCGCGCGCATCGTATCGGCCGGCTTGCCTCGGTCGCAGGAGCCCCCACGCCTCGAGACGCTCGACGAGCTCGTGCGGCGCGTGCGCCAGCTCGAGGAACGTGGCGCGGTCCACCGGCTCGAAGGGCTCGATCGGGGCCTGCTCGGGGTCGTTCCGCGGACGCGGCAGCGGCTGGAGGTAGCCCACGCTCTCCAGTCGATCGAGCGCCGCCTCGTCCCCGCCGACGCGTTCGAGCGCACCCTTGATGAAGGCGAGGGGCAGGCCCGCCGCCTGGAGCCGCTTGATCAGTCGGGCTCGCCGCAGGTGCACGGGGCCGTACACGGCGCGCGTCCGGTTCAGCTTTCGAGGGCGCGGCAGGAGCCCCTGGTCCACGTAGAAGTGAATCGTGGACGGCGCAATACCTAGCTCTTTTGAGAGCTTGCCTATCGTGAGCTCCCCGGGCTGCGCGTTCTTCAGCTGCATGGTTGACTTTTCACAGTTGGAACTTTATAAAGTAACAAGTTAACAAACGCAACACTTCACAATAGTCCGAGGCCCCGCTGATGACAACCTCGACCGACCACGGCCTGACCTTCGACGCCCCGGGACCGGGGAGCTGGGAGCTGGACGGCGCGCACTTCCCGCGTCCCCTCTTCGGCCCCCTCGAGTCGATCTTCCCGCCGGCCTTCCGCGAGGGGATGCGGGACTGCTGCAGCCGCTACGGGATGCTCCTCGACACGCTCGAGGTGAGGTTCGTCCACGGCTTCCCGTATCTGCAGCCTCGGATCGTGGGCGTGCCTTCGGGCGGCAAACCACCGCCTCGCGTCGTGATGCGCGTCGCCCTGGCGCTGCTCACGCGCCTGCACCCCAAGCTCCGCCGTCGCATGGCCGTGGCCAAGACCGTCTTCGAGCGCAAACCCTGGCGCGAGGAGCTCGCCCTCTGGGACGCGCAGATCCGCCCCGCCACCATCGCGAGCCACGCCCGCCTCGCGGCCATCGACCCGGCCACCCTCGAGGACGCGCAGCTCGCCGACCACCTGCGCGCCGTCGAGGAACACGCGATTCGCATGCTCCGGCAGGACCACAGCTACAACCTGGCCGTGATGGTGCCGCTCGGAGACTACCTGGCCCACGCGCACGACTGGACCGGTCTCGCGCAGCACGAGCTCATCGCGCCGCTCTCG
Coding sequences within it:
- a CDS encoding MerR family transcriptional regulator, producing the protein MQLKNAQPGELTIGKLSKELGIAPSTIHFYVDQGLLPRPRKLNRTRAVYGPVHLRRARLIKRLQAAGLPLAFIKGALERVGGDEAALDRLESVGYLQPLPRPRNDPEQAPIEPFEPVDRATFLELAHAPHELVERLEAWGLLRPRQAGRYDARDLWLVQQVQALLRDGLPLEELALQDHVLPLARAVSPLVMQLVQRHTEALAARRMRFSELLGPFAAILGYIADRTNDELFPGWRETYLWAATDGAAEVAAEQGASGFDAPEAPTPGSGRHG
- a CDS encoding glutamine--tRNA ligase/YqeY domain fusion protein: MNDQKGEPRETTAGGAGASTASRAPGLAGADPSLPSNFIRELVEADQESGKHGGRVATRFPPEPNGYLHIGHAKSICLNFGVAEEFGGTCNLRFDDTNPTKEEVEYVESIQEDVRWLGFDWQERLYYASDYYERLYECAVQLIKDGKAYVCSLNEQEVRSYRGNYYTPGKESPYRTRSVEENLDLFARMRAGEFPDGAHLLRAKIDMTSPNMNLRDPPLYRIRHATHHRTGDAWCIYPMYDFAHGLCDAFEGITHSICTLEFEDHRPLYDWILEQLPVPAHPQQIEFARLNLTYTVLSKRRLLQLVKEGLVRGWDDPRMPTISGFRRRGCTPEAIRAFCERIGVARRDGIVDVALLEHALREDLNRVAPRVMGVLRPLRVVIENFPEGQTEEFDAPYFPEEPERGSRKVPFSRVVYIERDDFREVAPPKWHRLAPGKEIRLRYACLIRCTEVVKDAEGNVVELRCTWDPESRGGNAPDGRKVKGTSHWVSAEHSVQAEVRLYDRLFQKENPLDDESGDFLAQLNPGSLEVLEGCRVEPSLRGAAPGSRYQFERLGYFCVDPDTDGERMVFNRTIGLKDSWAKLEQRPGA
- a CDS encoding ankyrin repeat domain-containing protein translates to MAEPLSLLHRAAWSGEAALLEAGLGAREPVDALDAAGFSPLAVAAAAGRHQIVQSLLAAGADPNRVALDGCTPLVVAAASGHRDVARSLLAAGAEARAAVDRVHTAVRRAAWRADGATIAALVEGGAELSEVDAALFLLRSFARAGTRVTLLRQGSSWTGMWDHDDDPPHTEPDVFAVDGPLALPEDAPPALRRLVRAHADALCVGEVQFVTHARQEGETPHSGYWLSVEECTAGAERLSALLHGRSPAPGELDELGRWAAERGYTAALEALVALGLSAGCLVEALAAAARAGRLEAVEVLLRAGAGPNASKASGLTPLHAAADAYDDGACLRALLAAGGDARCEGHPMTPLHLAADRRTPGATVALLAAGADAAARDREGRTPLHVAAAMGGAEVVKALLAVGAPVDAVDGQGRTALHVAAGSSLCAAEVVGLLLEAGANLEAPDARGRTPVVVAIEAPRPDATRVLLEAGARGDARDGDGRTPIMSCVRWTGTVPDIERLLAQGGEINAADRRGETALMHAVRHGNYFVLADLLRLGARAELTNRKGQTALDLAREQGKAGTRLVEELQRALRVSEA